In a genomic window of Helianthus annuus cultivar XRQ/B chromosome 10, HanXRQr2.0-SUNRISE, whole genome shotgun sequence:
- the LOC110886009 gene encoding uncharacterized protein LOC110886009, whose product MKRITCFISRNFPTMKKHVIPSSSTPLGINNKHPMKRKHRHKKHAAKHLFFNKVVSYLVSDSHMYNPLVSPQPSFDFPPPKHMFTSSSAGVQDDVVMPVKESNKKLIEKVVDFLEADCYLYSPLVTNEHVCYKSTHGGNINSGGQMQKENTVGEGGDLRSQLRARAAVKKTVAYGESVKHMVH is encoded by the exons ATGAAAAGAATCACTTGTTTTATATCAAGAAACTTCCCAACAATGAAGAAGCATGTTATTCCATCATCATCTACACCGTTAGGAATCAACAACAAACATCCCATGAAACGCAAGCATAGGCACAAGAAACACGCCGCCAAACATTTGTTCTTCAACAAGGTTGTTTCGTATCTTGTTTCGGATTCTCACATGTACAACCCTTTGGTTTCTCCTCAACCATCTTTTGATTTTCCTCCACCTAAGCATATGTTTACTTCTTCATCTGCTG GAGTTCAAGATGATGTGgttatgccggttaaagaaagtAACAAGAAGTTGATTGAGAAAGTTGTTGACTTTTTGGAAGCTGACTGTTATTTGTATTCTCCATTGGTTACTAATGAGCATGTTTGTTATAAGAGTACTCATGGAGGAAATATAAATTCAG GTGGGCAGATGCAAAAAGAGAATACAGTTGGAGAAGGTGGAGACTTGAGGAGTCAGCTTCGTGCAAGAGCTGCTGTCAAGAAAACTGTAGCTTATGGTGAATCAGTAAAGCACATGGTTCACTAG
- the LOC110882868 gene encoding serine/arginine-rich splicing factor 2-like: protein MGLQKGSQRLWVAFQHYGSIRDVFVPCKRDGGGNAFGFVRFSDVDDVRSWEEMLSGMVLDGARIRVNAARFPEYGQKTDSGSSHKEKPAQVGDVHKSPKEGFGTRGRGLGTEQ, encoded by the exons ATGGGATTACAGAAAGGCAG TCAAAGACTCTGGGTGGCGTTTCAACATTACGGTTCCATTCGCGATGTGTTTGTCCCATGTAAACGTGACGGAGGAGGTAATGCTTTCGGTTTCGTTAGATTTTCCGACGTGGATGACGTGCGCAGTTGGGAGGAGATGTTGTCAGGGATGGTGTTGGATGGTGCACGAATTAGGGTGAATGCTGCTAGGTTCCCTGAGTATGGGCAGAAAACCGACTCAGGCAGTAGCCATAAGGAGAAACCGGCTCAGGTGGGGGATGTTCATAAAAGTCCAAAGGAAGGGTTCGGAACACGGGGTCGAGGCCTTGGTACGGAGCAGTGA
- the LOC110882867 gene encoding uncharacterized protein LOC110882867, whose product MNWLSINLKGAGGGDKPAWVKELRKINKVAFLALQETQMANLSDHFISKFWGNSTMATVSVDSVDRSGGIISVWDPSIFSVAVTVKAQSYILTSRTLVRSGEQLNVLNVYAPNDFSLRRVLWEELTGLIRDRDGLWLAIGDFNEVSWICKEGLEDCIEAAVAATSISGGGVAGFAHLLKTLKFGIKKWRAVIKDKVDGNIKSWEEAIDSLEVAAETRMLTSQEKELRSEGPPTKNNWIRDGDENSYYFHAICNTNKGRGRINGLVVNGVWIEEPSALKEAVKNHFKKVFAEPIRRRPSFQNVGLRCLSESQAAALVAPFTGSAIKDAVWCCDGNKAPGPDGFTIRFLKQFWDKLKPQVLSLMEDFHGNGVLKMGCNPSFIVLLPKVSDPIELGDYRPISLIGLLYKIVAKVLANRLKPLLRNLVSLSQSAFVGSRNILDGPLVVSEVVSWAKKSKTKIMLFKADFAKAYDSLNWKFLLRALEYMRFPEKWTEWVAECLKSGMGSVILNGSPTGEFRYKRGLRQGDPLSPSLFILALEVLDMFMNRAKEADSFGALAFSLVCNINPDKSKVFGVGVSDSEINDVASIFNCGVGTFPFTYLGLPIGANMKRVKHWEPIINRFHKRLNGWKAKTLSFAGRVTLAKSVLGSLSSYFLGVFKAPKAVLKTLEGIRRKFVWGQVGNKIKICWYRWNKMLRSKRHGGLGMGGLESFNLAMVAKWWWRIREDPKQLWARVIAAIHGPVKANKMVPLNKNITGWWKDIAEVDGSIGKIGISIKDQLGVKVGNRLKSLMWFDNWVGCGTLKNMFPNVFKIASDKAASVSSCFEVIGESRQWRWGWSKNPNSNVEWAELGNLMSLLHGLQLSDEEDQWVWTNNLGVQFSTKSIRDEMDAKASVFTNGGNFRWNAWAPLKDNYHAWRAESGKLAAKVALVKRGIQVSEVKCSRCSLRDETTDHMLADCIWARSVWWNVCRWVKILILAEDASVAQILNHFQSQIGSKRWKWVVHLVALCCLWRLWIARNNKEFNGIMEPVRRIVDSIKEDSFLWVKNRVKGVFLEWKN is encoded by the exons ATGAATTGGTTATCTATAAACTTGAAAGGGGCCGGTGGTGGGGATAAACCAGCTTGGGTGAAAGAGCTAAGGAAGATCAACAAGGTTGCTTTTTTGGCTCTCCAAGAGACACAGATGGCTAATCTTTCTGATCACTTTATCTCTAAGTTTTGGGGCAATTCGACGATGGCGACAGTTTCAGTGGATTCGGTTGACAGGTCTGGAGGGATTATTTCAGTTTGGGATCCTTCTATTTTCTCAGTGGCGGTGACTGTCAAAGCTCAGTCTTACATCTTGACTTCCAGAACTTTGGTGCGATCAGGTGAACAGTTAAATGTTTTGAACGTTTATGCCCCGAATGACTTCTCGCTAAGAAGGGTTTTGTGGGAGGAGTTGACCGGGTTAATTCGTGACCGAGATGGATTATGGCTCGCTATCGGGGATTTCAATGAAGTCAG TTGGATCTGTAAAGAAGGTTTGGAGGACTGTATTGAGGCAGCTGTGGCAGCGACATCGATTTCAGGGGGTGGAGTTGCAGGTTTTGCACATTTGCTCAAAACGCTTAAGTTTGGTATTAAGAAGTGGCGAGCCGTTATAAAAGACAAGGTAGATGGTAATATTAAGAGCTGGGAGGAGGCTATTGATTCGCTGGAAGTCGCGGCCGAGACCCGTATGTTGACCTCCCAGGAAAAAGAGCTTCGG AGCGAAGGACCTCCAACAAAAAATAATTGGATTCGGGATGGGGACGAAAACTCTTATTATTTTCACGCTATTTGCAACACGAACAAAGGTAGGGGACGTATTAATGGGTTGGTTGTTAATGGGGTGTGGATTGAGGAGCCGAGTGCGCTAAAAGAAGCCGTAAAAAACCACTTCAAAAAGGTTTTTGCGGAACCGATACGTAGAAGACCTTCGTTTCAGAATGTTGGACTAAGGTGCCTGAGTGAATCGCAGGCGGCTGCCCTTGTGGCTCCTTTCACAGGATCCGCGATAAAAGACGCCGTTTGGTGCTGTGATGGTAACAAAGCTCCCGGTCCGGACGGTTTTACAATTCGCTTTCTGAAACAATTTTGGGACAAACTTAAACCTCAGGTCTTGTCTTTGATGGAAGATTTTCATGGTAACGGGGTTTTAAAGATGGGGTGTAATCCATCGTTCATCGTGCTTCTTCCTAAAGTCAGTGACCCGATCGAACTTGGCGATTACCGGCCGATTTCGCTCATAGGTTTGTTGTATAAAATTGTGGCGAAAGTTTTGGCAAACCGTTTAAAACCGCTTCTTCGCAATCTAGTCTCTCTGTCTCAGTCGGCTTTCGTAGGTAGTAGAAATATTCTTGATGGGCCGCTCGTGGTGAGTGAGGTGGTCTCCTGGGCCAAAAAGAGCAAAACTAAAATTATGTTGTTTAAAGCGGACTTTGCGAAAGCCTATGATAGCTTGAATTGGAAATTTTTACTAAGAGCCTTGGAGTATATGAGGTTCCCGGAGAAATGGACGGAGTGGGTGGCTGAATGCTTAAAATCAGGGATGGGCTCGGTTATCTTGAATGGCTCTCCAACCGGTGAATTCCGCTATAAAAGGGGGCTCCGTCAAGGTGATCCCCTGTCGCCTTCCCTTTTTATTTTGGCTCTTGAAGTTTTAGACATGTTCATGAATCGGGCAAAGGAAGCAG ACTCCTTCGGTGCTTTAGCCTTCTCACTGGTTTGCAATATTAACCCGGATAAGAGCAAAGTTTTTGGTGTAGGGGTGTCCGATTCCGAAATTAATGATGTGGCGAGCATCTTCAATTGCGGGGTTGGTACTTTTCCGTTCACTTATTTGGGGCTCCCCATCGGAGCAAACATGAAGCGCGTGAAACATTGGGAGCCGATTATAAATAGATTTCATAAAAGGCTGAACGGGTGGAAAGCTAAGACTCTTTCGTTCGCGGGTCGAGTGACGCTAGCCAAGTCCGTCTTGGGCAGCCTATCTTCCTATTTCCTGGGAGTTTTTAAGGCTCCTAAAGCGGTTCTTAAAACTCTTGAGGGGATTAGGAGAAAGTTTGTCTGGGGTCAAGTGGGTAACAAGATTAAGATTTGCTGGTATCGGTGGAATAAAATGTTGCGTTCAAAGAGACATGGAGGGCTAGGGATGGGAGGTCTAGAGTCCTTTAATTTGGCTATGGTTGCCAAATGGTGGTGGCGAATTCGTGAGGATCCGAAACAGCTTTGGGCCCGCGTAATTGCAGCGATACACGGCCCGGTGAAGGCGAATAAAATGGTGCCGTTGAACAAAAATATCACGGGTTGGTGGAAGGATATTGCAGAAGTCGATGGCAGCATCGGGAAGATAGGAATTAGCATAAAAGACCAGCTTGGAGTGAAAGTCGGCAACAGGTTAAAGTCGCTTATGTGGTTCGACAACTGGGTCGGCTGCGGGACTTTAAAAAACATGTTTCCTAATGTCTTCAAAATTGCATCTGACAAGGCAGCTTCGGTTTCCTCTTGTTTTGAAGTTATAGGTGAGTCTCGCCAATGGCGCTGGGGTTGGTCAAAAAATCCTAATTCTAACGTGGAGTGGGCCGAGCTAGGAAATCTCATGAGCTTATTACACGGGTTGCAGTTGTCGGATGAAGAGGATCAGTGGGTCTGGACGAATAATTTAGGTGTGCAGTTTTCTACTAAGAGTATTCGTGACGAGATGGACGCAAAGGCTTCAGTTTTCACGAACGGGGGTAACTTTCGTTGGAACGCTTGGGCTCCGTTAAAGGACAATTATCATGCTTGGAGGGCAGAGTCGGGAAAGTTAGCGGCCAAAGTTGCATTAGTGAAACGGGGCATCCAAGTGTCAGAAGTCAAATGCAGTAGATGTTCGCTCCGGGATGAAACGACAGACCATATGCTCGCTGACTGTATTTGGGCAAGGAGCGTTTGGTGGAACGTTTGTCGTTGGGTGAAAATTCTCATTCTTGCCGAGGACGCCTCGGTTGCTCAGATCCTTAACCACTTTCAGTCGCAAATCGGGTCTAAGAGGTGGAAATGGGTCGTGCACCTGGTAGCTTTGTGCTGTCTCTGGAGGTTGTGGATTGCCAGAAATAACAAGGAATTCAACGGGATCATGGAGCCGGTGCGGAGGATTGTCGACTCCATCAAGGAGGACTCTTTTTTGTGGGTTAAAAATAGAGTCAAAGGTGTGTTTTTGGAGTGGAAAAACTGA